One region of Flavobacterium sp. GSB-24 genomic DNA includes:
- the fabF gene encoding beta-ketoacyl-ACP synthase II has protein sequence MALRRVVVTGLGALTPIGNNIQDYWNALVNGVSGAAPITYYDTEKHKTKFACEVKNFNIEDYMDRKESRRLDKFAQYAIAASDEAIKDAGITNDNVNKQRVGVIWGAGIGGLETFQDEVMYYAKGDGTPKFNPFFIPKMIADIAPAHISMRNGYMGPNYTTVSACASSANALIDAFNYIRLGMCDVIVSGGSEAAVTIAGMGGFSSMHALSTRNESPETASRPFDATRDGFVLGEGAGALVLEDYEHAKARGAKIYCEIGGGGMSSDAYHLTAPHPEGIGVIAVMENTLRDAGMNPEDVDHINTHGTSTPLGDVAELKAISKVFGEHAKNININSTKSMTGHLLGAAGAIEAIASILAMQHGIVPPTINHTVVDENIDPSLNLTLNKPQKREVNVAMSNTFGFGGHNACVLFKKLVD, from the coding sequence ATGGCATTAAGGCGAGTTGTTGTAACAGGATTAGGTGCACTTACTCCTATCGGGAATAATATCCAGGATTATTGGAATGCACTTGTGAATGGGGTTAGCGGAGCGGCTCCTATAACATATTATGATACAGAAAAGCATAAAACGAAATTTGCCTGCGAAGTAAAAAACTTCAACATTGAAGATTACATGGATCGTAAGGAATCTCGTAGATTAGATAAATTTGCGCAATATGCAATTGCTGCCAGTGATGAAGCTATTAAAGATGCTGGAATTACTAATGATAATGTAAACAAACAAAGAGTTGGTGTTATCTGGGGAGCAGGAATTGGAGGTTTAGAAACTTTCCAAGACGAAGTTATGTATTATGCTAAAGGTGATGGAACTCCAAAGTTCAATCCGTTTTTTATCCCTAAAATGATTGCCGATATCGCTCCTGCGCATATTTCTATGCGTAATGGTTATATGGGACCAAATTATACTACGGTTTCTGCATGTGCATCTTCTGCAAATGCATTAATCGACGCTTTCAACTACATTCGTTTAGGAATGTGCGATGTTATTGTTTCTGGAGGTTCTGAAGCTGCAGTTACAATTGCAGGTATGGGAGGATTTAGTTCAATGCACGCTTTATCTACAAGAAACGAAAGTCCAGAAACGGCTTCAAGACCTTTTGATGCAACCAGAGATGGTTTCGTTTTAGGAGAAGGAGCAGGAGCTTTGGTTCTTGAAGATTACGAACATGCTAAAGCTAGAGGTGCTAAAATTTATTGTGAAATTGGCGGTGGCGGAATGTCGTCTGACGCTTATCACTTAACTGCACCACATCCAGAAGGAATTGGAGTAATTGCCGTAATGGAAAATACTTTGAGAGATGCTGGAATGAACCCTGAAGATGTAGATCACATTAATACTCACGGAACTTCTACTCCATTAGGAGACGTTGCTGAGTTAAAAGCGATCAGTAAAGTTTTTGGAGAACATGCTAAAAACATCAACATCAACTCAACAAAATCAATGACAGGACATTTACTTGGTGCTGCTGGAGCTATTGAAGCAATTGCTTCGATCTTAGCAATGCAACACGGAATTGTTCCTCCAACGATTAACCATACTGTTGTTGACGAAAATATTGATCCATCATTAAATCTTACTTTAAACAAACCTCAAAAACGTGAGGTAAATGTTGCAATGAGTAATACATTTGGTTTTGGTGGACACAATGCTTGTGTATTGTTTAAAAAACTAGTTGACTAA
- the rnc gene encoding ribonuclease III — protein MNIIKKIFSKSRSLEDGIFFDTIQKILGFQPSSIDFYKRAFTHRSSNKLDPNGHPINYERLEFLGDAMLSAVIAAHLFNKAPNGDEGYLTKMRSKIVSREHLNELGKDLNLVQFVESKVPIQHFGENIHGNIFESLIGAIYLDKGYSFCEKFIQKRVVTPYVDIARLEGKVISYKSLVIEWCQKEKRVFHYDIFEDNGIDGQRLFGVKLSIDDKVVARARATSKKKAEEKASQRAYFAFQEKIDKK, from the coding sequence ATGAATATTATCAAAAAAATATTTTCTAAATCCCGTTCTCTAGAAGACGGGATTTTTTTTGACACTATTCAGAAAATTCTTGGTTTTCAGCCTTCTAGCATCGATTTTTATAAGAGAGCTTTTACGCATCGCTCTTCTAATAAACTGGATCCAAATGGGCATCCTATTAATTACGAACGCTTGGAATTTTTAGGAGATGCGATGTTAAGTGCCGTAATTGCCGCACATTTATTTAATAAAGCCCCAAATGGAGATGAAGGTTATTTAACCAAAATGCGCTCAAAAATTGTGAGCCGCGAACATTTGAATGAATTAGGTAAAGATTTAAACTTAGTACAGTTTGTAGAAAGTAAAGTGCCAATTCAGCACTTTGGCGAAAACATTCATGGTAATATTTTTGAATCTCTTATTGGAGCAATTTATTTAGATAAAGGCTATTCTTTTTGTGAAAAATTCATACAGAAAAGAGTAGTAACTCCTTATGTCGATATTGCTCGACTTGAAGGAAAAGTTATAAGTTATAAAAGTCTTGTTATTGAATGGTGTCAAAAAGAAAAAAGAGTTTTTCATTATGATATTTTTGAAGATAATGGTATAGACGGACAGCGTTTATTTGGTGTTAAACTTAGTATTGACGACAAAGTAGTTGCGAGAGCGAGAGCAACTTCAAAAAAGAAAGCCGAAGAGAAAGCATCTCAAAGAGCTTACTTTGCGTTTCAAGAAAAAATTGACAAGAAATAG
- a CDS encoding IPExxxVDY family protein: protein MAIHRLDLDEFDEIDYYLMAIHTSLEDYRLAYFINKILPINLSKSKNEIHAQTKEGEANFSRFYYYDSEKAVSWNLIQNKNEIISVSTNDFQNLFSNETSEVSTTIHLLPEFKKVDFFLKIDNSEEALNFSEIQQKLNTIESIAAIYAVDTDKIKSKNNLIF from the coding sequence ATGGCTATTCATAGATTGGATTTAGACGAATTTGACGAAATTGATTATTATTTAATGGCAATTCATACTTCATTAGAAGATTATCGATTAGCCTATTTTATAAATAAAATCCTTCCGATAAACTTAAGTAAGAGCAAAAACGAGATCCATGCTCAGACTAAGGAAGGAGAAGCAAATTTTTCGAGATTCTATTATTATGATTCTGAAAAAGCTGTTTCCTGGAATTTAATTCAGAATAAAAATGAAATCATTTCTGTGAGTACGAATGATTTTCAGAATTTGTTTTCTAATGAAACAAGTGAGGTTTCGACAACAATTCATTTACTTCCTGAATTTAAAAAAGTCGATTTTTTCCTGAAAATAGACAATAGCGAAGAGGCGCTTAATTTTTCAGAAATTCAACAAAAACTAAATACCATTGAAAGTATTGCAGCTATTTATGCTGTAGATACAGATAAAATAAAATCAAAAAACAATCTAATTTTTTAA